Proteins found in one Gordonia sp. PDNC005 genomic segment:
- a CDS encoding RusA family crossover junction endodeoxyribonuclease, which translates to MPDRHVFVVGRPAPQGSKSPKGRTKSGRVILVESSKYVGPWRQQIAASARRRGGILPPGPVSVSIGFVMPRPQGTPKRASTPPAVKRPDVDKLARAVLDAITGVWIADDSHVVALHATKRIAELGEPSGAAITVNTIHAGIA; encoded by the coding sequence ATGCCTGACCGTCACGTGTTCGTCGTCGGCCGCCCAGCACCGCAGGGCTCGAAGTCCCCGAAAGGCCGAACGAAGTCCGGCCGAGTGATTCTCGTCGAGTCATCGAAGTACGTCGGGCCGTGGCGGCAGCAGATCGCTGCATCGGCCCGTAGGCGCGGCGGAATCCTCCCGCCGGGCCCGGTTTCCGTCTCGATCGGATTCGTCATGCCACGCCCGCAGGGGACACCGAAACGAGCGTCGACACCGCCCGCGGTGAAACGGCCCGACGTCGACAAACTCGCCCGAGCAGTCCTCGACGCCATCACCGGCGTCTGGATCGCCGACGACTCCCACGTCGTCGCCCTCCACGCCACCAAACGGATCGCAGAACTCGGAGAACCCTCCGGCGCCGCGATCACCGTCAACACCATCCACGCGGGTATCGCATGA